In Heptranchias perlo isolate sHepPer1 chromosome 21, sHepPer1.hap1, whole genome shotgun sequence, the following proteins share a genomic window:
- the LOC137340390 gene encoding putative nuclease HARBI1, with the protein MYLRRREQQRTVRCHACRLIRKHYYPPECVYRERLTFEMFSEELCVRRLCFSKEAIGRLCEMLQEDLWPRSTSYRALSVAMKITTALKFCKCGSFQAGTGNITQNAARVCIHQVTGAIFRRASEFINLDLSSARQRDTSIAFHRIAGFPKVQGAVDRIHVALKVPNDAPFTCTNRKGFHSLNVMLLCDAGLRIMSTCMKSSLERGKDSGWILGDKGYPLKPWLMSPYRRTNSAAQERYNRAHMCTCQVAERTIGLLKSHFCCLDSPDKVSRIVVVCCTLHNFALRDGLTVN; encoded by the exons ATGTACTTGAGACGAAGGGAACAACAAAGAACAGTCAGGTGCCATGCTTGCAGGCTCATCAGGAAGCACTATTACCCACCCGAGTGTGTGTACAGGGAGAGGCTGACCTTCGAGATGTTTTCGGAAGAGCTATGTGTGAGGAGACTTTGTTTTAGTAAGGAGGCAATCGGCCGCCTCTGTGAGATGTTACAAGAGGACCTTTGGCCACGTTCTACTTCCTACAGGGCCTTGTCAGTGGCCATGAAGATAACCACAGCCCTCAAATTCTGTAAATGTGGGTCATTTCAGGCAGGCACCGGCAACATCACCCAGAATGCTGCCAGAGTCtgcattcatcaggtcacaggTGCCATATTCCGTAGGGCTTCTGAGTTCATCAACCTTGACCTGTCTTCTGCACGGCAAAGGGACACGTCCATCgcattccacaggatcgctggctTCCCCAAAGTGCAGGGGGCTGTCGACAGAATCCATGTGGCATTGAAGGTGCCCAATGATGCACCTTTCACATGCACCAACAGGAAAGGGTTTCATTCTTTAAATGTGATGCTCCTTTGCGATGCTGGCCTGCGGATCATGAGT ACTTGCATGAAATCTTCACTGGAGCGTGGCAAGGATTCTGGATGGAtcttgggtgacaagggctatccgcTGAAGCCGTGGCTGATGTCACCCTACCGCAGGACCAATAGTGCAGCACAGGAGAGGTACAACCGTGCACACATGTGCACATGCCAAGTAGCGGAGAGGACAATAGGGTTGCTAAAATCACACTTTTGTTGCTTGGACTCACCTGACAAGGTGTCGAggattgtggtggtctgctgcacatTGCACAACTTTGCCCTGCGGGATGGACTAACCGTTAACTAG